The DNA region TCGTCCCTGCTCTCTTGGCCTTTCTTTTGGGCTATTTTCTCTTCTACGGACACGTGACGGGTCCGTATTTCACGATAGTGACCTTGGCCCTGTCCTTCCTCATGTCTTCACTGGCACTGGCCTGGCCGAGCTTGTTCGGGGGCTACACCGGCATTGCGAATGTGCCGCCCCTAAGGCTTGAATTTCCTGGAGTCGCTCTCTCCTTCGGAGGGGCAGTCAGCGGTTTTATGTTGGTGGCCTTATCATCCAGCGTGATCATATGCCTGCTCCGCTGGATATTGGAATCGCCGTTCGGGCTTCTGGTCGACGGGCTCCGGGATAATGAGGATAGGCTCCAGTACCTCGGTATCAGTACCGCGAGGGTCAAACTCACCATATTCGTTCTTTCATCGTCCGTGGCCGGCTTTGCCGGTTGCCTGTTTGCGGCACAGTCGGGATACGTCGCGCCTGAGCTTCTCGGAGTAATGCTCTCCACGGAGGTGGTCGTGTTTGTGGCGGTGGGCGGGAGGAGAACCCTGTTTGGCGGTCTCGTGGGCTCGATCATCGTCCGTGGCGTTGGATACTGGCTTGGCGGTGTCGCCCTTGAATACTGGCAGCTTTTGATGGGCGCCATGTTCATCATCGTGGTTCTGTTTGCAAAGAGCGGCATTGTCGGGCTCGGCAGCTATCTCCACGGGGTGCATGGCCGGAGGGTTTTCAAGAAGATGTTCTGGGAGAAGGGACCTCAGCATGGTGTTGGAGATAAGTAACCTAGGTAAGCGCTATGGAGGACTTTGGGCACTTCAGAACCTCAACCTCGGTATTGGTCGTGGTGAGCTCAGGGGAATAATCGGTCCGAACGGGGCGGGAAAGTCGACTCTCTTCAATCTGATAATCGGGCGTGAACGGCCTACCACAGGCAAGATAATCTATCAGGGCAGGAACATAGCCGGCTTGAGACCGGACCAGAGAGCCCGTCTGGGGATAAGCATCAAATTCCAGATAACGAATGTCTTCAACGGACTCTCCGTCTCGGACAACATACGTCTCGGGATCGCCGGGTGTCGGCGGGGGCGTGAGGAAGGATCCGGGAGAAATGGCTCTGGGAGTCTTGATGACCGGGTTTCAGAGATCCTGGAGCGAATCGGCTTGAGCGGGAAGAGTGGTGAACCGGCCGGAACACTCTCCCATGGGGAGAAGCAGTGGCTTGAAATCGGCATGGCTCTGGCGACAGAGCCCACGCTTCTGCTCCTCGATGAACCGACCTCCGGCATGGGACGCGAAGAGACGGAGAAGACTGCGGAATTGATCAGGCGACTCAGGGGTGAATTGACCATACTGGTTATCGAACACGACATGGACTTCGTGCGGTCTGTCTCGGAACGTATTACGGTTCTTTACAGGGGTGGTTTTCTGACAGAGGGCACCTACGATGAGATCAAGGCTGACGACCGGGTGATCGAGGCCTACCTGGGGAGGGGGAGACAGTAGGATGACAGCCGATCTGATCCTGGATGACGTACATACATACTACGGGGTCAGTCACGTTCTTCATGGGGTTTCTCTGCAGGTCGGGCGAGGCAGGTTCGCCTGTCTCCTTGGCAGGAACGGGATGGGTAAGACGACCACGCTGAGGAGCATAATGGGGTTGACCCCTGCCAGCCGTGGGAGTATCACCTATCGAGGAGAGAGAATAGAAGGGCTCAGGCCGTATGAAATATATGCCCTGGGTATAGGCTACGTTCCGCAGGGACGCCGGATGTTTCCGTACCTGACGGTTCACGAAAACCTCAGGATGGGTCTCCGTGACAAGCGGCAAAAGAATCCCGTGATCTTCGACAAGCTATTCGAACTATTCCCCGTCCTGGCTGAGAGGCGGAGACAGAAGGCGGGTACGCTCAGTGGTGGAGAACAGCAGATGCTTGCGATCGCTCGGGCCCTGGCCGGTGAAGCGGGAATGCTTCTCCTCGACGAGCCGACAGAAGGGGTGCAGCCGAACATCGTGGACGAGATTCTCCAGCTTTTGGCAAGAATCAATGAAAGCGAGGGGCTGACAATACTGCTCGTCGAGCAGAACATCGAAATGGCCCTCGGCGTGGCACAAGACTACTACGTCATGGAAAAGGGAGTGGTCGTGGAAGGCGGCGCAGTGAGTCAAATGGACAGAGAAGCCGTGGTTGAACGGTATCTGGTTGTCTAGAAGTGAGGTGAAAAAAAGGAGGAATGCCTAATGGACGGAAAACTGACATGGTTGTATGCTCCTCGTCGAATGCTCTTTGGGTGCGGGAGTGTCAAGGCCGTGGGTGAGGAAGTCATAAGACTCGGAGGAAAGAGGGTTTTGATCGTCACAGACCCCGGTGTTTTGTCCGCGGGATTGGTCGACAGAGTCCTCGAGAGCCTGAAGGCGAAGGACCTCGAGGTGGATGTATTCTCAGAAGTTCAGGCGAATCCTACTTCGGAAAACGTCAGTGATGGGCTGTCGATGCTCGGGAAGGGGGGGGCTCCTGTCGTGGTCGGAGTCGGCGGAGGGAGCGCCATAGATGCGGGCAAGATGATAGCGGCTCTCGCCACCAATGGTGGCGAGGTCAGGGACTACGACGGGGTCGACCTCCTCCCGAAGAGAATGTTGCCGTACATAGCGGTCAATACCACGGCAGGCACCGGGAGCGAGGTAAGCCGTGCGGCCGTGATCACAGACACCGAACGGAAGTGGAAGATGCAGATAGTTACAGAGAGGGTCACACCCGATGTGGCGATCGACGACCCTTTGATGACGGTCAGCCTGCCCCAGGCAGCGACCGCTCAGACGGGCATGGATGCTCTGACTCACGCAATAGAAGGACTGGTGGGGAGAAACGACTCTTATCTGACAGACGGCCTCGCCCTGACAGCCATAGATCTGATTTCCAAGAACCTGAGAATCGCCTACGCGGACGGCGGGAACGTGGATGCCAGAACAAAGGTTATGTACGGACAGGCTGCGGCGGGCTTGGCCTTTACGAACGCCGGTGTGGGTAACGTACACGCCATGGCCCACCAACTGGGGGCGACCTATGACATGGCCCACGGTCTCGCCAACGCAGTGATACTGCCCTACGTGATGGAGTTCAACTTGATAGCCCGGGAAGGGAAGTTCGCCGCCGCGGCGAGAGCCATGGGGCTCGAGGTTCCGGGGCTATCCGATCGGAGCCTGGCCTTCAGGGCGTGCAGCGCGGTGGTGGCTCTGAACAGGGATCTGGGTATCCCTAGATCCCTCAGGGAAGTCGGGGTCAGGGAAGAGGATCTGGGGATGCTCGTTGACAAGAGTCTGGAAGACGGTTGCGTGACCTTGAACCCCCGGACGACGAGCAGGAAGGAGATGGAGGAATTGTGGCGGCGTGCCTTTGACGGCTTGCTCCAGGAGCAGACCGAAGAGGGGATATTCGACCTGTGAAGACCGCGTCGAAAAGCTCTTGCAGGATGGTGGGGTGTGCGAGTGATTCCGAAAGCTGCCGTAGGCCGGAGTATCTGGATTTTCTTGGCTCTGCTGTTAGCTTTGGCCCTAAACGTGGACTTGAAGTTATCCCGGGAAGGCGATGGCTCATACTTTGAGAAGGGTGAGGTGAGGTGTACGGTAAAGAGATCGACAAGGAAAATCCCATAGGCGTGGAGATAACCATATTGGTATGTGACCGGTCGCCCTACGTGAACGCCCTCTGGTCGCAGTTCGGGCTTTCTATGCTCATTGAGTGCCGGTGGTCAGGCGAAATGATCCGCCGAATTCTCTTTGACACGGGCTGGACGGCTGAACCGGTTCTCCACAACATGGAAGCCCTGGGGGTCACCATGGAGAGCATTGATGCTCTTGTGTTGTCCCATTCCCACTATGATCACACAGGAGGTCTGGCGGGCATTCTGGAGGCAGAGGGAGCCCGATTCCAGGTTGTTGCCCATACGGAGATAACCCGGCCTGTTTTCAGTACGCGCCGGAAAGGTGTACATTACATCGGTCTAGACCCCGGGGATCTCGGCCGCCTGCCCCAATCCCGCCTGCTCCTCATAAAGGAACCGTTGGAACTCTTTCCCGGTGTCTGGGTCAGCGGGACGATTCCCAGGCGCACGGATTTTGAAAAGCCGGAGACAGGTGTCTATGTCCTCAAGGAGGGCGAATTTGTTCCAGATCCCGAACTGGATGACATGGCGATAGTCCTGAACATGGGGAGGAAGGGAATCGTTGTTGTAACCGGTTGCTGCCATGCCGGAATAGTCAATACCATCAAGGCCGCCCGGGAAATCACCGGGAACCCTACGGTCTACGGCGTCATAGGGGGATTGCATCTCATCGATCTAGGCGAGGAAGTGAGGAAGAAAACCATAGAATCCCTCTCCGAATTCAGCATAGGACACATCTGGTCGGGCCATTGTACTGGCTGGGATGCCGAGATCATGTTGCAGGAGTCCTTTGGGGAGCGGTCCAGCCGATTCTACACGGGCGACAGGATAACAATACTGGTTCAGAATCAAGAGGAGAACTCCTGATGAGAATTCCTATGCCCTGTGCGATTTGATTCGCAAGGGACGAGACGGAAATCGACAATCAGAGGTTCTGCAATACCAACGGAACAGAAACATCTGGGGATAAGAGATTCGGGCATGGTAAAGGTGAAAAGAGGAGCTACAGTCGGGATCTACAACTTGGTCAAACGCTTCGGCGAAGTGGTTGCAGTGGATAACATATCTCTCGAGGTCAAGCCGGGTGAGTTTGTTACCCTTCTTGGCCCCAGCGGGTCGGGAAAGACGACCACCCTAATGATGATTGCGGGATTCGAGATCCCGGACAGCGGTGAGATCAGCATCGACGGGGAGCCTATCATGTTCAAGCCGGCATACAAGCGGGGGATAGGAATGGTTTTTCAGAACTATTCCCTTTTCCCTCACATGACGGTTGAGCGGAATATCGGCTTTCCCCTGAGAATGAGAAAAGTTGGTAAAGAGGAGATGTCAGAGAAGATCAGGGAGGCTTTGAAACTCGTCAGGCTCTCTGGTTATGAGAAACGCTTCCCCCGGCAGCTCAGCGGTGGCCAACAGCAGCGGATAGCCTTGGCCAGGGCTCTGGTATTCAACCCTTACGTCCTCCTCATGGATGAACCCCTTGGTGCATTGGACAAGAAGCTGCGCGAACACATGCAGTTGGAGATCAAGCAGATTACCCAGGCACTCAGTATCACCGTGATCTACGTAACCCACG from Deltaproteobacteria bacterium includes:
- a CDS encoding branched-chain amino acid ABC transporter permease, translating into MSSRGFTHSIPSGLGVLALSGGTGLLWYLLLGGPSGLVQLTTYLILGLFAASVDFLWGYGGMLSFGQAAFFGLGSFGYAIITTGRVAAIPPAAGLLGLVIGTVVPALLAFLLGYFLFYGHVTGPYFTIVTLALSFLMSSLALAWPSLFGGYTGIANVPPLRLEFPGVALSFGGAVSGFMLVALSSSVIICLLRWILESPFGLLVDGLRDNEDRLQYLGISTARVKLTIFVLSSSVAGFAGCLFAAQSGYVAPELLGVMLSTEVVVFVAVGGRRTLFGGLVGSIIVRGVGYWLGGVALEYWQLLMGAMFIIVVLFAKSGIVGLGSYLHGVHGRRVFKKMFWEKGPQHGVGDK
- a CDS encoding ABC transporter ATP-binding protein, with translation MVLEISNLGKRYGGLWALQNLNLGIGRGELRGIIGPNGAGKSTLFNLIIGRERPTTGKIIYQGRNIAGLRPDQRARLGISIKFQITNVFNGLSVSDNIRLGIAGCRRGREEGSGRNGSGSLDDRVSEILERIGLSGKSGEPAGTLSHGEKQWLEIGMALATEPTLLLLDEPTSGMGREETEKTAELIRRLRGELTILVIEHDMDFVRSVSERITVLYRGGFLTEGTYDEIKADDRVIEAYLGRGRQ
- a CDS encoding ABC transporter ATP-binding protein, whose product is MTADLILDDVHTYYGVSHVLHGVSLQVGRGRFACLLGRNGMGKTTTLRSIMGLTPASRGSITYRGERIEGLRPYEIYALGIGYVPQGRRMFPYLTVHENLRMGLRDKRQKNPVIFDKLFELFPVLAERRRQKAGTLSGGEQQMLAIARALAGEAGMLLLDEPTEGVQPNIVDEILQLLARINESEGLTILLVEQNIEMALGVAQDYYVMEKGVVVEGGAVSQMDREAVVERYLVV
- a CDS encoding iron-containing alcohol dehydrogenase, which produces MDGKLTWLYAPRRMLFGCGSVKAVGEEVIRLGGKRVLIVTDPGVLSAGLVDRVLESLKAKDLEVDVFSEVQANPTSENVSDGLSMLGKGGAPVVVGVGGGSAIDAGKMIAALATNGGEVRDYDGVDLLPKRMLPYIAVNTTAGTGSEVSRAAVITDTERKWKMQIVTERVTPDVAIDDPLMTVSLPQAATAQTGMDALTHAIEGLVGRNDSYLTDGLALTAIDLISKNLRIAYADGGNVDARTKVMYGQAAAGLAFTNAGVGNVHAMAHQLGATYDMAHGLANAVILPYVMEFNLIAREGKFAAAARAMGLEVPGLSDRSLAFRACSAVVALNRDLGIPRSLREVGVREEDLGMLVDKSLEDGCVTLNPRTTSRKEMEELWRRAFDGLLQEQTEEGIFDL
- a CDS encoding MBL fold metallo-hydrolase — encoded protein: MYGKEIDKENPIGVEITILVCDRSPYVNALWSQFGLSMLIECRWSGEMIRRILFDTGWTAEPVLHNMEALGVTMESIDALVLSHSHYDHTGGLAGILEAEGARFQVVAHTEITRPVFSTRRKGVHYIGLDPGDLGRLPQSRLLLIKEPLELFPGVWVSGTIPRRTDFEKPETGVYVLKEGEFVPDPELDDMAIVLNMGRKGIVVVTGCCHAGIVNTIKAAREITGNPTVYGVIGGLHLIDLGEEVRKKTIESLSEFSIGHIWSGHCTGWDAEIMLQESFGERSSRFYTGDRITILVQNQEENS
- a CDS encoding ABC transporter ATP-binding protein translates to MVKVKRGATVGIYNLVKRFGEVVAVDNISLEVKPGEFVTLLGPSGSGKTTTLMMIAGFEIPDSGEISIDGEPIMFKPAYKRGIGMVFQNYSLFPHMTVERNIGFPLRMRKVGKEEMSEKIREALKLVRLSGYEKRFPRQLSGGQQQRIALARALVFNPYVLLMDEPLGALDKKLREHMQLEIKQITQALSITVIYVTHDQSEAMTMSDRIAVMNEGKIEQIGSPTEIYDNPVNYFVADFIGESNFIKGRIEQQRDQTCLFVSDGGMRFVALSGKDKPPGKEAHLVVRPEKISFAVEGHSFPNLVEVVIEETAYLGDITMFRARIVREGTVLTIRQQNKSLNRLIKKGEKVMIGWNERDNSVV